The sequence TATTATAAATctgtaaatttttttcttttatgtttttattaattagtaatattttatattcctTATATTAATgagaataaatatatttattttttaaaatatatattcagaaaatttattatgtatttttacATTTGCAGAACAATAgaataattcttttttttttaaatgacaatagataaaattatttttttacgttaaataacataatagtatttcttttgtatgattatttaaatatattattataattttatattatataaacattttttttctttattttataaaatgttttacGAAAGTTTCACAtgatattaaaatgaattaatatatttaattaaattacatttatcataaaaatattaataatttggtataatatatatatatatatatatatatatatatataattatttatttattattttttttttcttgttaaaaaaatattaaatataaattaatgttaaaataaatatatttatttaaaaaataaattaataataaattatatgtaatcATATGAATTTACAAATTATTCTGTATTTGACCACATAGCAAACATCTCTGTAActattttaatatatatatttttttaattatttatttctttatcaatatgtataaatgtttgtatttattaataGATTTAATGTCCTATtgtttattaatatatatatatataatttataataatataatataattattataaataataatttttattatatccTTACAAAATCTAATCACACACTTAATTTATGATAAATCTtaaaacaataaatatactattcaaatgtatatatttaatatataaaaaatattgtataCAAATGACAAATgtgaatataatataaatgtataatttACAATATTGAAAAATACTATAACTTAGAACatgttattatatgtataatttctcttattttaatttattccttatgatatatattattatcttttctgttgtaattatataatatgataattttataaaaaataaatattttaaatacttataaatatatatatatatatatatatatatatatatatatattcatttgaGTAACACTTAGACATATTAGAGTGAAATGTgtaacatataatatatttaagcacaaaaaattgaaaccaattaaattaataaaatacattttttaattattttggtatttaaattttttatactaTTTATTCTATGTCGaatattacatattatGATATTCAAAATTCCTTGGTTAactattttattatttcaatgataataaattgTATGTTAgaatatgtattatatatatatatgatgcAATGTGATATAATCTGTGTGTCATACATCTTTAACAACTATTGTTCTacacatttttattttgtcTAAAATATCAAATAGGTTGTTTATtactatattattatgaagtgtcaatatatatatagtaaaGAATGTCAattatgatttattatatggtataaaattaaattttagtacaaattaaaaatgtataatatcttaagttattatattattattttctttaaattcttttttttttatttttattttttggTGTTTACataagaatattatatatgtaataataattttattctatatatatatatttcttcaaataatataggttatatattatttgtatttccatatatataataattcatattaagaaaaaaaaaaacaaacaaacaaacaaatatacttatattaacaaattttagctatatacatattacaaaaacaaatataaattataggtaaaaacaaaaaaattcataaaatatacaaaaaattaaaaaataaaataataaataataacaataataataattatcatataacaaaagacatatatatatatatatatatatatatatatatatatatatatatatatatgtaacTATTTTAACACATTTTATACAACGATCACTCgctttttataatttttaaatattttaatctttaaaaatataataaaaaccAAAACgttttataattatgtaaaataaattattcattattttttttttttatatttattaaggttcatttttaaaaatatggatattataaatatatcacATTAGTTCATtataatgttattataaaatatgagtaaaaacaatatatttttatatcaatTCAATTTAgtttcttttattttccatTCTTATTTACATGTTTGAACTCAATTATTCTGTTCCTTTTCTTGTGTTACATTTGTAGCTCTTAATTtaacttttttattttccgtgatttcttcctttttttctaaatttttttcagGATACTTTGGTTTTGACTTGTGtaaatcattattttcacTCTTGTTCAATGTTTCTTTACAATTTTTTGTATCTTTTACTGCAACAACTTTATCACTAATCGTACTTGATCTAGTATTTCCTTTTAATTTgcttttatatatttctttaacCTCATCAATGAAGAATGCATACGTTTTGAATACATGGAACCTTTTTACCTTAAATGTTGGAG is a genomic window of Plasmodium gaboni strain SY75 chromosome Unknown, whole genome shotgun sequence containing:
- a CDS encoding acyl-CoA synthetase — translated: NINNNIYLTSKTWDTNNYLTPTFKVKRFHVFKTYAFFIDEVKEIYKSKLKGNTRSSTISDKVVAVKDTKNCKETLNKSENNDLHKSKPKYPEKNLEKKEEITENKKVKLRATNVTQEKEQNN